TCGCTCGCTGCGACCCTGCCGCATCCGCTCTCCTCCAACCCGTCGCGCAACCCGGGGCGTATGGCGTGGCGACGCGACATGATCCTGGGCCGCATGGGCGGCAGCGGTCCCGTGGAGACGGTGCCGCTCGCGCCCGAGGACGTCGAGGTGGATGAGCCGGACGTGATCGGAGAGCCGGTCAATGAGCGTGTGCCCGTCGAGGAGCCGGCCGAGTCGACCGGGCGCGCCGGGCCGCCGACGGCCGGCGAGCCCGTACCTCCAGCCGAGCCGATCGACACCTCGACAGCCTCGCCGGATCCTCCTGCTCGTCGCTGAGCGAGCGCAGGTCGCCGGCTCAGCGAGCAACTCCGCGCTCGATTGCCTGCTCCAGCGCGTGACCGGCACGCACGCCGAGCGACAGAAGGTCAGCCGGCGCAAGCTCGCGCGTATCCGGCGCAGTGGTGAGAGCAAAGACGACATCGCCGTCGAACGGGGTGTTCACCGGCGTGATGCGTCGGGCGAGCGCATTGGCCGCGATGTGCGCAACCGTCTGCAGTGCCGCGCGCGTGAGCGGCGCATCGAGCACGACCGCGGCCAGCGTCGTATTCGTTCCCGCTGATGCGCCGAACCGTCCACCGCTGAGAGCGCCGTTGCGCAGCAGTGCCTCGGCGTCCGCGAACGCGCCACTCGCATCGCGTGCACCGGCGATGATGCGACCGTCGGCGCCGCGCACGTCCCCGAGTGCGTTCACTACGGCGACTGCGCTGATGCTGCCGCTCGTCGAGTGCTCCGTATGAATGCCGAGCCCGCCCGCGGACGCCCGCTCCGGGCCGAGCAGCTTTCCGACAGTAGCGCCGGTGCCCGCCCCCACTGCGCCCTCGGCGACGTCGGCCGCGCGCGCGTCGTCGCACGCGGCCTCCCCCAGCGCCGCGTCCGGGCGTCGCGTTGCGCTGCCGGCCCCGAGATCGAAAATGACCGCCGCCGGCACGATCGGCACACGCGCGACGCCCACGTCGAAGCCCACGCCCGCGCGTTCGAGCCACCGCATCACGCCGTCGGCCGCTGCGAGTCCGAATGCGGATCCACCCGTGAGCAGAACCGCATCGATGCCGGGGACCAGGTGGGTGGGGGAAAGTGCGTCCAGCTCCCGCGTGCCGGTCGCGAGGCCGCGGACGCTGACTGCTCCGCGGAACGGCCCGAGCAGCACCGTGCACCCCGTGCGCGCTGCAACGTCGGTCGCATGGCCGATGCGCAGGCCGTCAACGAGCTGTGCGGGCATGGTCAGGAAGCGAACCCTCTCCCGGTCGCGGCCTCGCTTCCCGCGACGGCGCCGTGCAGAACCTCCGCAAACGCCTGGAACAGCAGACGGTCGGGATCATTGCCGGGGGTCGAGGCCTCATAGCGTTCGGGATGCCACTGCACCCCCACCAGCCACGGCTGATCGCGCCCCTCCACCGCCTCGACCATCCCGTCCTCCGCACGCGCAACGACGGACAGCCCCGGCGCGACGTCGCGGATCGCCTGGTGGTGGTAGGAGTTGATGAACAGCTCTTCGTTCTGGACGATCTCGTGCAGTCGTGAGCCCGTGACCACGCTCGCGCAGTGCGTGCGCTGTCCCCAGTCTTCGCGCTGCTGATGCAGCACGGGGCCGGGACGCTCCGTTGCCAGGTCCTGGAAGAGCGTGCCGCCCATGGCGACGTTGATCACCTGCGCACCCCGACAGATGCCGAGCACCGGCATCTGCTGCTGCAGTGCGTATTCCAGCGCGTTGAACTCGACCTCATCACGGCGGCGGTTGACACTGCCGAGCGCCGGGCTTGGCTCCGCTCCGTAGCGCGCCGGATCCACGTCCTCGCCGCCACTCAGCACGAGGCCGGCGCATGCGTTCATCAGTGCACGCACCGCCTGCGGCGAATGCGCCGGTGTGATCAGTACGGTGGCGAGGCCGACTGCCTCGAGCGCATTGATGTAGGACTCGTATATGGCGACGGCGGGCCGCTGATACGTGCCGCCCTCATCGATGCACGTGGTGGTCAGGGCAACACGGGGAGCGCTGTGTCCTGCAGGTCCGTTCATGGTCCCCAGGGGGTGGCAATCATCGCGCCAGAGTCAGACGGCGGGCAGTGTCGGAGGTGGCTCACTGCGTGCGGCCAGTAGTTCCAGCGCACGCACGGGATCGAGATTGCCGCCGGACAGAACCGCGACCGTGCGCAGACCGCGCGCATC
This region of Longimicrobiales bacterium genomic DNA includes:
- a CDS encoding P1 family peptidase: MPAQLVDGLRIGHATDVAARTGCTVLLGPFRGAVSVRGLATGTRELDALSPTHLVPGIDAVLLTGGSAFGLAAADGVMRWLERAGVGFDVGVARVPIVPAAVIFDLGAGSATRRPDAALGEAACDDARAADVAEGAVGAGTGATVGKLLGPERASAGGLGIHTEHSTSGSISAVAVVNALGDVRGADGRIIAGARDASGAFADAEALLRNGALSGGRFGASAGTNTTLAAVVLDAPLTRAALQTVAHIAANALARRITPVNTPFDGDVVFALTTAPDTRELAPADLLSLGVRAGHALEQAIERGVAR
- a CDS encoding gamma-glutamyl-gamma-aminobutyrate hydrolase family protein, producing the protein MNGPAGHSAPRVALTTTCIDEGGTYQRPAVAIYESYINALEAVGLATVLITPAHSPQAVRALMNACAGLVLSGGEDVDPARYGAEPSPALGSVNRRRDEVEFNALEYALQQQMPVLGICRGAQVINVAMGGTLFQDLATERPGPVLHQQREDWGQRTHCASVVTGSRLHEIVQNEELFINSYHHQAIRDVAPGLSVVARAEDGMVEAVEGRDQPWLVGVQWHPERYEASTPGNDPDRLLFQAFAEVLHGAVAGSEAATGRGFAS